One genomic segment of Ctenopharyngodon idella isolate HZGC_01 chromosome 7, HZGC01, whole genome shotgun sequence includes these proteins:
- the hsd11b2 gene encoding 11-beta-hydroxysteroid dehydrogenase type 2 — protein sequence MEDCALSFWIYIGVMSIIVGGAVKKFLAFHISAMPSVVAWLGATLLVERLCALCMPAVLARLVLCVSCWLYFTWATPKPSLPVEGKAVFITGCDSGFGNATAKRLDAMGFEVFATVLNLDGEGAKHLRRVCSSRLTLLQVDITQPQQVQQALLDTKAKLGMRDLWGLVNNAGWCVNIGDAELSLMSNYRGCMEVNFFGTLTVTRTFLPLLRQAKGRIVTISSPSGEHPFPCLASYGASKAALNLFINTLRHELEPWGVKVSTILPSAFKTGQSSNTEYWEKEYKKLIQNLPPSLLEEYGEEYLLETKELFQSYAKTANEDLSPVINTIVDALLSPQPQVRYYAGPGLTLMYLICSYFPVSISDRFLQKLFVQKKVMPRALMKQQGLSLNDNNNSIKENMNNSNNNNSFTKIID from the exons ATGGAAGACTGTGCATTGTCTTTCTGGATTTACATCGGAGTAATGTCCATCATTGTTGGTGGAGCGGTGAAGAAGTTTCTGGCATTCCATATCAGTGCCATGCCCTCAGTGGTGGCATGGCTGGGTGCCACTCTGCTGGTGGAGAGACTGTGTGCCCTGTGCATGCCTGCTGTGCTGGCAAGATTGGTCCTCTGTGTGTCCTGCTGGCTGTACTTTACGTGGGCCACCCCCAAACCCTCCCTGCCAGTGGAAGGCAAGGCAGTCTTCATCACAG GTTGTGATTCAGGGTTTGGTAACGCTACGGCAAAGCGGTTAGATGCAATGGGGTTTGAAGTGTTTGCGACCGTATTGAACCTGGACGGAGAGGGAGCCAAGCATTTGCGCAGAGTCTGTTCATCACGTCTTACCCTCCTGCAGGTAGACATCACCCAGCCTCAGCAGGTACAGCAAGCCCTGCTTGACACCAAGGCCAAACTTGGCATGAGAG attTGTGGGGGCTTGTAAATAATGCTGGATGGTGTGTGAATATTGGGGATGCTGAGCTCTCCCTCATGTCCAACTACAGAGGATGCATGGAGGTCAACTTCTTTGGAACGCTCACCGTCACCAGAACCTTCCTGCCACTTCTCAGACAGGCAAAAGGCCGGATTGTGACAATCTCCAGCCCTTCAG GTGAGCATCCCTTCCCTTGTTTGGCGTCATACGGGGCTTCAAAAGCTGCTCTGAATCTTTTTATCAACACACTTCGTCATGAGCTGGAGCCATGGGGTGTCAAAGTCTCCACTATCTTACCCTCTGCCTTTAAGACAG GTCAGAGCAGTAACACAGAGTACTGGGAGAAAGAGTACAAGAAACTGATCCAGAACTTGCCACCAAGCCTTCTCGAAGAATATGGGGAAGAATATCTGCTGGAAACCAAGGAACTCTTCCAGAGTTACGCAAAAACAGCTAATGAGGATCTGAGTCCTGTCATCAACACCATTGTGGACGCACTACTCTCTCCTCAACCCCAGGTGCGATACTACGCCGGGCCGGGTTTAACGCTCATGTACCTCATCTGCAGCTACTTCCCTGTGAGCATCAGCGACAGGTTCCTCCAGAAACTGTTTGTACAGAAGAAGGTGATGCCTCGTGCCCTTATGAAACAACAAGGCCTGAGCCTAAACGACAATAACAACAGTATAAAGGAGAACATGAATAACAGTAACAACAATAACAGCTTCACAAAGATTATTGATTAG